ATAAATTTTGAGTGTATTATTTTTATCCCTCCAAAATTATTAATCATGATTCATCACTCTATATGcaattttcatattaataaattcatctatacattttaatgtataaaataaaggttaacttaccataaaataaaataaaataaaatacaattaaaaagaaatgaatgcCTATtactctttaaaaatattttagaaagaatttttttagcatgaaaaatattataacaaataatggatgtgatatttttttagcATGAAAGATATTAAGGAATAACAACATACTATGAAGcgattaaacatatttttaatgcaTCACCCATTCATTCTCACTGaaaacaattgtttttttaaataaaacaagatGGGTGAATGCACCTACTAAAACAAGTGTTTTGAACACATTATTGGTGTATTTATATTAAGTATGATTAACAAGAAAGTATATGTGTTGAACAAAAcactttattaatattgtttgtctttttttcttttatcttttagttctCTTCTGTATTTTTGCTTAGACCTTTTGTGTTctccatttttcaattttctttctcttttaattttggatatgtttttcataataacttttttacaacagacAGATATCATTACTTTATTAatgtgtttaaatttaattttaaaaaatgtttaaaatggaTTAATCACcgtatattgtaaaaaatattataaaagtaaaattgttaaaaaagcaTTTTCTAACTTAATTATCTTTTCATCCTTTTGTCATTTCATTGTATTCTAGATCCTTAACATGACTTCTGGTGGAAAAAAATCTATCATACTCCTCCTAGATATTTGATCTAATAAAAACCAATCGTACCACACAGATGATGAGTCTATCACCACGTTATCCTTATTCTTGACTTACCGATGTGAGATTATTAGAACTGAAAACAACTTCAGTTTCGCAACCATATTTCTTGATGAAAAGGAAATGGGAGCTATCTACTTCTACGAGAGTCAAAAGATGCGGCTGAGTGCTTTTTTATTTCATGCTGATCAAAGGTTGAGGTAAGAAAAAGTTAGGATAAGGCCAAAAGATCGGTAGCGTGAAGAAGAAAGCTATGGCGTTAGTCAaccaaaaaatgtaaaaaattaaagaagatgaGGCACGATGACTTCAACTTCTGGATTACACTGTTGATTATCAGTTTGCATTCGGGGGACCAATGAAGACATTGTCAATCTGTTGTGTTATGCATTGGGACTTTGAAATCATTCCGATTATTTTACACATTTCTTAGTATACATTTAGAATTTGATTGGGTGAGAGTAAGAGAAATTGTGCCTGTGTAAGATGAATTAGATTCTTTTTGGATCAGACATTATGAGTGTGAAGAAGAGATTGTGACAACTAACTTGGAAAACACTCAGTTTGAAATTGAAGAGACAAAAATCGGATCCAAAATAATTCTGTGAGAGGTCTAAAAGCTTCAGCGCTCTAGTAAAAAACCCTGGTTCCTGCGAAATAGACTTTCTTTATATAGTAGCTGAATTGCTATGGATCTTACGATTCAGTATCTGGTCGCAGCAGTTACAGCCGTAATCTTCATTTCTTTCCTCATCAAAAGGGGTACACCAGGTTCCACCCTCAAGCCACCGGAAGCAGCCGGTGGGTGGCCTTTGATCGGTCATCTTCACCTCTTAGGTGGTTCCACTGAGCCTCCTTACGTAACCTTAGGATCCTTAGCAGACAAGTATGGCCCAATATTCAGCATCCGAATTGGTGTGCATCCAGCTGTGTTGGTGAGCTCTTGGGAGTTAGCCAAGGAGTGTTTCACCACTCTCGACGTCGTTGTCTCTTCTCGCCCAAAATACACCGCCGCTAAACTCTTGGGCTACAACTATGCTAACTTTGGGTTTTCCCCTTACGGAGAATTCTGGCGTGAGATGCGCAAGATTACGGCTTCAGAGTTGCTCTCCACCACCCGCTTCGAACTTCTTAAGGATATTAGACACTCCGAGGTGAAGAGCTCCATCAAAGAATTGTACAGATCATGGGCGGACAAAGGAGGTGGATCACATTATTTGTCGGTGGAGATGAAGCAGTGGTTCGGAGACGTCAATCTCAACGTCATTCTGCGGATGATTTCGGGAAAGCAATACTCTACCAAAAGTGAAGACGAGCAACAGGTGCGACGGATTCGGAAGGTTTTCAGAGAGTTCTTCCGTTTAACAGGGTTGTTTGTGGTTGGAGACGCCATTCCGTTTCTGGGGTGGCTTGATTTGGGAGGTGAAGTAAAGGAGATGAAAAAAACGGCCATGGAAATGGATACCATCGTTTCTGAATGGTTAGAAGAACATCGCCAGAAAAGAGACATTGATGAGAGCAAAACAGAGCAGGACTTCGTTGATGTTTTGTTGTCAGTCCTTAAAGGAGTCGACCTTGCCGGTTACGATGTCGACACTGTGATAAAAGCCACCTGCACGGTACGCATCACTGCGTTATTGATTGCCATCTCCTTTCTCCTCTTTCATTtgttataaaagattaaaaactaaaaatggtTGGTggttttattgttgcatgttgCAGATGCTGATTGCTGGAGCAACTGATACCACAGCAGTTACCATGACATGGGCACTGTCGTTGTTGCTAAATAATCGGGACGCATTGAAGAAAGTAAAAGATGAATTGGATGAAAACGTGGGAAAAGAAAGATTAGTGAATGAATCGGatataaacaaattagtttatCTTCAAGCTGTGGTTAAAGAGACACTGCGATTGTATCCATCTGGGCCATTCTCTGGTCCACGCGAATTCACTGAAAATTGTACACTGGGTGGCTTCAACATCAAAGCGGGTACCAGATTTATATTGAACATTTGGAAATTACACAGAGATCCACGAATATGGTCAAATCCATTGGAGTTTGAACCAGAAAGGTTCTTGAGCAGGCACAGAAGTGTTGATCTGAAGGGTCAGCATTTTGAACTCCTTCCCTTTGGTGGTGGAAGGAGGTTGTGCCCTGGCATATCATTTGGCCTTCAAATGACACACTTGGCATTAGCTTCTCTTTTGCAGGCATTTGAAATCACCACACCATCCAATGCTCAAGTTGATATGAGTGCCACGTTTGGACTCACAAATATGAAAACCACCCCTCTCCAGGTTTTAGTCAGACCCGCTTTATCACATCACCTACTCTTTGCTCATCATgtttaagaaaaggaaaatccaTTGTATTAACCAACGTCTACAACGTTATTCGTCTGTTCTGAAACTGTTTAGTTGATTGTATAATTCAAGATCATGCATGCAACTAAatcttatttcaattttattccttATACAAATTCCTTTATATAACTACTACGAGAAAAGTGAATCAAATGAGTCTCAACTTATcggtaaataaataaatatatataatattttttcaaatttaaaattttaaaacattaaattaatgatttttttttatacatttttcattttaatatgaGACTTCTAATCGTTCACTTGAATTCCTTACCATATACgatgttaaaaatttataagtatcttaatatatagtatcaaattattcttaaaaaaaaaaatcaggaaGCCTAGTTTCAACTTACCATGTTGATCCGTGCAACATTGTGCGAAGAaatttttgatttcaaaataacaaaacttcCAAAACTAGCATGCAATTACGAAGTTATATCATGATACAATTCATTCCAAAATCAGAAATAAGAAAGTTTATTCTACAATATATATGGGCCCTAATGCAAATAAAACTTTTAGTAACATTTATCTAGCAAAATGTTAGcaagtataatatttatttttttctattttcttttttgggaTTAACTCACATAGCAAAAGTAACtcttaaaaagaacaaaattaaaaatatgatctttttttttctctaaccttGGATAGAAAGATCTTATGTTTATCAGAAGAGTGCatgaatataattttggtttaaacTCATTAGGCTTAGTAACAAACATAATTAGGTGTCATGATGCATGtgtttgattattatttgaGGTATTTTGAGccatataaataatgttatcaCAATAAGCCAAGCTAGTA
This DNA window, taken from Vigna radiata var. radiata cultivar VC1973A chromosome 5, Vradiata_ver6, whole genome shotgun sequence, encodes the following:
- the LOC106759968 gene encoding cytochrome P450 CYP82D47; protein product: MDLTIQYLVAAVTAVIFISFLIKRGTPGSTLKPPEAAGGWPLIGHLHLLGGSTEPPYVTLGSLADKYGPIFSIRIGVHPAVLVSSWELAKECFTTLDVVVSSRPKYTAAKLLGYNYANFGFSPYGEFWREMRKITASELLSTTRFELLKDIRHSEVKSSIKELYRSWADKGGGSHYLSVEMKQWFGDVNLNVILRMISGKQYSTKSEDEQQVRRIRKVFREFFRLTGLFVVGDAIPFLGWLDLGGEVKEMKKTAMEMDTIVSEWLEEHRQKRDIDESKTEQDFVDVLLSVLKGVDLAGYDVDTVIKATCTMLIAGATDTTAVTMTWALSLLLNNRDALKKVKDELDENVGKERLVNESDINKLVYLQAVVKETLRLYPSGPFSGPREFTENCTLGGFNIKAGTRFILNIWKLHRDPRIWSNPLEFEPERFLSRHRSVDLKGQHFELLPFGGGRRLCPGISFGLQMTHLALASLLQAFEITTPSNAQVDMSATFGLTNMKTTPLQVLVRPALSHHLLFAHHV